The Spirosoma radiotolerans genome has a window encoding:
- a CDS encoding glycoside hydrolase family 30 protein, with the protein MMKRIRQVCILVAICLTSPLARVYNQREALPKNIRQTGLNLDRSGQVAFWLTDPGRSVLFVQQPSIPFATTDKPADTPTIHVDAAQTYQPIDGFGYTLTGGSAMLISRMNEASRAALLNELFSTEGKGIGVSYLRLSIGASDLDERVFSYDDLPTGETDPKLTKFNLAPDREYLIPVLKQILTINPALKILGSPWSPPAWMKSNGNTKGGSLKLEFYDAYARYFVKYIQEMQAAGIRIDAVTIQNEPLHPGNNPSLLMLPAEQALFIKQNLGPAFKKAGIKTKIILYDHNADRPDYPITVLNDPDARKYVDGSAFHLYAGPIGALSEVHKAYPDKNLYFTEQWIGAPGNLKGDLVWHVRELIIGATRNWSRTVLQWNLAADPEQKPHTPGGCDQCLGAITINGNTVKRNPAYYNIAVVSKFVQPGSIRIDSDLPKSLPNVAFKTPEGRIVLIVLNDSPSTQRFNIEKSGKRAVAVLSGGAVGTYLFE; encoded by the coding sequence ATGATGAAACGAATCCGACAAGTGTGTATACTGGTCGCTATATGTCTAACTTCCCCGCTGGCTCGTGTGTATAACCAGCGAGAGGCCCTTCCAAAAAATATACGCCAGACAGGGCTCAATCTGGATCGGTCTGGTCAGGTAGCTTTTTGGTTGACTGATCCTGGCCGGTCGGTTTTGTTTGTTCAGCAGCCCTCAATCCCATTTGCCACTACCGACAAACCTGCCGACACCCCAACAATTCATGTCGATGCGGCACAAACCTACCAACCTATCGACGGATTTGGCTATACGCTAACTGGCGGCAGTGCCATGCTTATTAGCCGAATGAATGAAGCATCGCGGGCGGCCTTGCTAAATGAACTATTTTCCACAGAAGGAAAGGGGATAGGGGTGAGCTATCTGCGACTGAGTATTGGTGCATCGGACCTCGACGAGCGCGTATTCTCCTACGATGACCTTCCGACAGGTGAAACAGACCCTAAACTCACTAAATTTAACCTGGCACCCGACAGGGAGTACCTGATTCCGGTACTTAAACAGATATTGACCATTAATCCGGCCCTTAAAATTTTGGGCTCTCCCTGGTCGCCCCCGGCCTGGATGAAGTCAAATGGGAACACAAAAGGTGGGAGTCTGAAACTCGAATTTTACGATGCCTACGCTCGCTATTTCGTTAAGTACATTCAGGAGATGCAGGCGGCTGGTATCCGAATCGATGCCGTTACGATTCAGAATGAACCGCTGCATCCGGGAAATAATCCCAGTTTGTTGATGTTGCCCGCTGAACAGGCCCTGTTCATTAAACAGAATCTGGGACCGGCTTTTAAAAAAGCGGGAATCAAAACAAAAATTATTCTGTACGACCATAATGCGGATCGCCCCGACTACCCAATTACGGTGTTAAATGATCCTGACGCTCGTAAGTACGTCGACGGGTCGGCGTTTCACCTCTATGCTGGGCCCATTGGCGCGCTTTCGGAAGTGCACAAGGCCTATCCCGATAAAAACTTGTACTTTACCGAACAGTGGATTGGCGCCCCCGGCAATCTGAAGGGCGATCTGGTCTGGCACGTTCGGGAACTCATCATTGGGGCTACCCGAAACTGGAGCCGTACGGTGTTGCAATGGAACCTGGCTGCCGATCCGGAGCAGAAACCGCATACACCGGGTGGTTGCGATCAATGCCTGGGAGCAATAACGATCAATGGGAACACGGTAAAACGGAATCCTGCCTATTACAACATTGCGGTTGTCTCTAAATTTGTACAGCCCGGATCCATTCGTATTGACTCCGACTTGCCAAAATCGCTGCCTAATGTTGCGTTTAAAACACCTGAGGGCCGTATTGTCCTCATTGTACTAAACGACAGCCCGTCAACCCAACGGTTCAACATCGAGAAAAGTGGAAAAAGAGCCGTGGCCGTCCTGTCGGGTGGCGCTGTTGGAACCTATTTATTCGAGTAA
- a CDS encoding SulP family inorganic anion transporter has product MVLFSGSERPVAGLAAIVSDSVAKVGSYEVFLMAVMLAGLIQLGLSLVKASRFSSFFPGSVVKGVLVTFGIAIILKQNPYALDRDNDHAGMLEFQQPTRTESTIIP; this is encoded by the coding sequence ATGGTTTTGTTTTCTGGCTCGGAAAGACCAGTTGCTGGACTGGCTGCTATCGTTTCGGATTCGGTTGCAAAAGTAGGCTCTTACGAGGTATTTCTGATGGCCGTCATGCTCGCTGGGCTGATTCAGCTCGGTTTAAGCCTGGTGAAAGCTAGTCGATTCAGTAGTTTCTTTCCCGGAAGTGTGGTTAAAGGAGTGCTTGTTACCTTCGGTATCGCTATAATTCTGAAACAAAATCCGTATGCTCTGGACCGTGACAATGATCATGCAGGCATGTTGGAGTTTCAGCAACCAACCAGAACCGAATCGACAATAATTCCCTGA
- a CDS encoding THUMP-like domain-containing protein, which translates to MLTLSLAEQEFIRAHLADDVRALSLRTPPQGLDLRKLVAQIAARQKAREKLPAWYANDALIFPPALSVEQASSEQTARYKAALVNGKRLLDLTGGMGVDSLAFAQQMEQVIYIERNDELAQLAAHNLPLLGAINISVQTGDGLAFLATYPHTLEETDWIYLDPHRRDATGGKVVQLQDCEPDMSQPSMQAFLLAKAKRILLKASPLLDLNSTVQQFMGRVESIHVVAVSGEVKEILFTISNQPVAQDNMLVNAVNLLTNETKTLSFRWHEERTTNVTLGNPRTYLYEPNAAVLKAGAFRLVAARYGLTKIAQNSHLYTSDEVCWDFPGRIFSLIDILKADAKSVKARIPDLKANLTVRNFPQTVAELRKKLSLREGGDKYIMATTLLNGDKRLLITQKVSRIQP; encoded by the coding sequence TTGCTTACGCTTAGTTTAGCTGAACAAGAATTTATCCGGGCTCACCTAGCCGACGATGTTCGGGCGTTGTCGCTGCGTACACCTCCGCAGGGTCTGGATCTGCGCAAACTGGTGGCTCAGATTGCCGCCCGGCAGAAAGCCCGTGAAAAGCTGCCCGCCTGGTATGCCAATGATGCGCTCATTTTTCCGCCAGCTCTGTCGGTCGAACAGGCATCATCCGAACAAACGGCTCGCTATAAAGCAGCCCTGGTAAACGGAAAACGATTGCTCGATCTGACGGGCGGCATGGGTGTTGATAGCCTGGCGTTTGCCCAACAAATGGAGCAGGTTATTTACATCGAGCGAAACGACGAGTTGGCACAACTGGCGGCTCATAATCTGCCCTTGCTTGGCGCGATCAACATTTCGGTACAGACCGGGGATGGACTGGCTTTTTTAGCTACGTATCCGCACACCCTGGAGGAAACCGACTGGATCTATCTGGACCCCCATCGACGGGATGCGACCGGCGGAAAAGTTGTTCAACTGCAAGACTGTGAGCCGGATATGTCGCAACCCAGTATGCAGGCGTTCTTGTTAGCGAAGGCAAAACGAATTTTACTGAAAGCCTCCCCGTTACTTGACTTGAATTCGACCGTCCAACAGTTCATGGGACGCGTAGAATCTATACACGTCGTCGCGGTTTCGGGTGAGGTTAAAGAAATTTTATTTACTATTAGTAATCAACCAGTTGCGCAGGATAACATGTTAGTTAACGCTGTTAACCTATTGACAAATGAGACAAAAACCCTGAGCTTTCGCTGGCACGAAGAGCGCACCACTAACGTTACCCTGGGCAATCCACGCACATATCTATACGAACCAAACGCGGCTGTTTTAAAGGCGGGTGCCTTTCGATTAGTGGCCGCCCGGTATGGCCTGACGAAGATTGCCCAGAACAGCCATTTGTATACCAGTGATGAGGTATGCTGGGATTTCCCAGGCAGGATCTTTTCGCTAATAGATATACTCAAAGCAGATGCAAAATCGGTCAAAGCACGTATTCCAGATTTAAAAGCGAACTTAACCGTTCGTAATTTCCCGCAGACCGTAGCGGAGTTGCGGAAAAAATTATCTCTACGTGAAGGCGGGGATAAGTACATAATGGCCACTACCCTTCTCAATGGCGACAAACGGCTATTGATCACCCAAAAAGTTAGTAGAATTCAACCGTAG
- a CDS encoding RNA polymerase sigma factor → MQPSLTDEETIRQFLSSQPNHCFETLYKRYVSKVYRRCLSMTKDSEKAEDFTHDIFIKAFGKLDAFQERSTFSTWLYSIAFNHCSDQLRLAKRVNVVPIDETSKLDVADSQDSQLHEESLLLVRRAMKSLTTSEQDLLQLKYEDGMTIEQIAQLYGIKTSAVKMRLKRCREKIHRLYTQHGDV, encoded by the coding sequence ATGCAACCTTCATTAACAGACGAAGAAACCATTCGCCAGTTTTTATCTAGTCAACCGAACCACTGTTTTGAAACACTCTATAAGCGATATGTAAGTAAAGTCTATCGCCGGTGTTTATCCATGACGAAAGACAGTGAAAAAGCGGAAGATTTTACCCACGACATTTTTATAAAAGCATTCGGTAAACTCGACGCGTTTCAGGAACGATCCACTTTTTCCACCTGGCTTTATTCTATTGCGTTTAATCATTGCTCCGATCAATTACGACTAGCCAAACGAGTTAATGTTGTGCCTATTGATGAAACGTCCAAGCTGGATGTTGCAGATTCGCAAGACAGCCAGTTGCATGAAGAATCGCTTTTGTTAGTTCGGCGGGCGATGAAAAGCCTGACCACCAGTGAGCAAGACCTGTTGCAGCTAAAATATGAGGACGGAATGACCATTGAGCAGATTGCTCAACTTTATGGGATCAAAACCAGCGCGGTTAAAATGAGACTGAAGCGCTGTCGGGAAAAAATTCACCGACTATATACCCAGCACGGAGATGTCTAG
- a CDS encoding bifunctional UDP-N-acetylmuramoyl-tripeptide:D-alanyl-D-alanine ligase/alanine racemase — protein sequence MLTKEFQLINRQWFTDSRQVTGPVTDARSAEAVFFAIQGEHHDGHAFIGDLYRKGIRQFVVERSALTPERQHELATYPDAQFMEVESSLHMLQTLAAEHRRQFRIPIIGITGSNGKTIVKEWLAQLLEGSSSSDGFVVAKSPKSYNSQLGVPLSVHTLTESDTLGIFEAGISKAQEMQALEAVIRPTIGIFTNIGTAHDEGFRTRKQKIAEKLRLFIHANTLIYSVDYTDIDEEVNMLLKAINPDMRLITWSLTGQPATYQGSLQGNRLSLQEKQRDNRLVLSLPFTDPASLENLMHCIVTMLALRAWDTAELQSRLNRLRPVSMRLEQKEGINNCVLIDDSYNNDVVGLQLALRFLNQQRTRSRRVVILSDVLQSGQPEADLYQQVGEIIRAHDVEQFIGVGPVVSQNAHFFAANSQFYATTDEFLTRFLFSDLRDSTVLVKGARPFSFERIVHRLERKVHGTVLEINLDALTHNLNYYRERIARSEDAASRPSDTKLMVMVKAFAYGSGSAEVAQLLQYHRVDYLAVAYADEGVSLRQNGVDLPIMVMNPAPETFATLLEYKLEPELYSLRMLREWGSYIREQSRSVAGESAAGATGYPVHLKIDTGMHRLGFVESEIPTVADYLIHNPALRVATVFSHLVGADDAQFNTFTETQYACFIRNTTVLESALGYRPTRHLLNSAGIVRFPEYKLDMVRLGIGLYGVEAAQIDQAALQPVGTLRTVISQIKTVQAGESVGYSRRGVLDHDARIATLAIGYADGYDRRLGNGIGEVWVNGTRCPTVGNVCMDMTMIDVTAASASEGDEVIIFGPELPITGLAQRIGTIPYEILTGVSERVKRVFFKEGN from the coding sequence TGGCCACTTATCCCGACGCCCAGTTTATGGAAGTGGAAAGTAGCCTGCACATGCTGCAAACCTTGGCCGCTGAACACCGCCGACAGTTTCGGATTCCGATTATTGGGATCACGGGCAGCAATGGTAAAACCATCGTGAAGGAATGGCTGGCTCAATTGCTCGAGGGAAGTTCCTCGTCGGACGGGTTTGTCGTAGCCAAAAGCCCTAAAAGTTATAACTCGCAGTTAGGAGTCCCGTTGTCCGTGCACACCCTGACCGAGAGCGACACTCTAGGGATCTTTGAGGCCGGTATTTCCAAAGCCCAGGAGATGCAGGCCCTCGAAGCCGTAATCCGGCCTACGATTGGCATTTTTACGAACATTGGTACGGCGCATGATGAGGGATTTCGAACCCGGAAACAAAAAATAGCAGAGAAACTTCGGCTGTTTATCCATGCCAACACCCTGATTTACTCCGTCGATTACACTGATATTGACGAAGAAGTCAATATGTTGCTGAAAGCCATTAATCCGGATATGCGACTCATAACCTGGTCGTTAACGGGTCAACCGGCTACGTATCAAGGTTCATTGCAGGGAAACCGGCTAAGCCTGCAGGAAAAACAACGGGACAACAGGTTAGTGCTGTCTCTCCCGTTCACCGACCCAGCCTCGCTGGAAAACCTGATGCACTGCATTGTAACGATGCTGGCACTCCGCGCCTGGGATACGGCTGAACTGCAAAGTCGACTGAACCGGTTGCGGCCGGTTTCCATGCGGCTGGAGCAGAAAGAAGGCATTAACAATTGTGTGCTCATCGACGATTCGTATAACAACGATGTAGTTGGTTTACAGCTCGCTCTGCGTTTCCTGAACCAGCAACGTACCCGGAGTAGACGGGTCGTTATTTTGTCGGATGTGCTTCAGTCCGGGCAACCCGAAGCAGACCTGTATCAGCAGGTCGGGGAGATAATTCGTGCCCATGATGTGGAGCAGTTCATTGGCGTTGGGCCTGTCGTTAGCCAGAACGCCCATTTTTTTGCGGCTAACAGCCAGTTTTATGCAACGACCGATGAATTTCTGACCCGCTTCCTATTCAGCGATCTGCGCGATAGTACGGTTCTGGTAAAGGGAGCCCGGCCCTTTTCCTTCGAACGGATTGTGCATCGGCTGGAGCGTAAAGTTCATGGCACAGTGCTGGAAATAAACCTGGATGCTTTAACCCATAACTTAAACTATTACCGTGAACGGATTGCCCGGAGCGAGGATGCGGCATCCCGGCCATCGGATACCAAACTGATGGTCATGGTGAAGGCATTTGCCTACGGAAGTGGGAGTGCCGAGGTAGCTCAATTGCTCCAGTATCATCGGGTCGACTACCTGGCGGTTGCATATGCTGACGAGGGCGTATCGCTCCGGCAGAATGGCGTCGACCTGCCCATAATGGTGATGAATCCCGCCCCCGAAACCTTTGCTACTCTCCTGGAATACAAGCTTGAACCTGAATTGTATAGCCTGCGGATGCTGCGGGAATGGGGAAGCTATATTCGGGAACAATCGAGATCAGTAGCGGGTGAATCGGCTGCAGGAGCTACCGGCTACCCAGTTCATTTGAAAATTGATACGGGCATGCACCGGCTTGGGTTTGTCGAAAGTGAAATTCCGACCGTTGCCGATTACCTGATTCATAACCCGGCTTTACGGGTCGCGACGGTATTCAGCCATTTAGTTGGGGCCGATGATGCGCAGTTTAACACCTTTACCGAAACCCAATACGCGTGTTTCATCCGAAACACGACGGTTCTCGAATCAGCCCTTGGCTATCGGCCAACCCGGCATTTACTTAATTCGGCCGGTATTGTCCGTTTCCCCGAGTACAAACTCGATATGGTTCGGTTAGGGATTGGGCTGTATGGAGTGGAGGCTGCCCAGATCGATCAGGCCGCTTTGCAACCGGTAGGTACGTTACGCACCGTAATCAGCCAGATCAAAACCGTTCAGGCAGGGGAGTCGGTGGGTTACAGTCGCCGGGGCGTACTTGACCACGACGCCCGGATTGCTACGCTCGCCATTGGGTATGCCGACGGCTACGACCGCCGGTTGGGAAATGGCATTGGCGAGGTGTGGGTAAATGGAACCCGCTGTCCAACCGTTGGGAACGTCTGCATGGACATGACCATGATCGACGTGACAGCTGCATCGGCCAGCGAAGGGGATGAGGTAATCATTTTCGGCCCTGAACTTCCAATCACGGGGCTTGCTCAACGCATCGGGACTATTCCCTACGAGATTCTAACCGGTGTCAGCGAACGCGTCAAACGGGTGTTTTTTAAGGAAGGAAACTAA